The proteins below come from a single Desulfovibrio sp. genomic window:
- a CDS encoding diguanylate cyclase → MNRHRLMSIFRFDTIRGRIRAYTIAIVCIPITIAALFFVFFQQERLIEHEKKQLAEILGQNKNTIEAYVNVCFQDVSFLTKVIKAHRSDMESAAKEFSDYDESHTGIAAAVFVNAQGISEIDSMGKPGLYGGDRYYFKQAMMGRSAITTGINGRVSGKPVCMFSMPVTNQAGEFDGVVFLSIFVGDLDAWLHGSFVPDKMGLILCDAQGNILAPHRAVASNADDAAKQLPLQLMQLDESGQSFVNDQGVRMLGASVAVGNGGWRLVYFRSVDEILAGYRWLTIFVGLGSLCAILLMMPLMLRFSRSIEAPLEELTAYALELRKNNYEATGQLCDQQNMPNELKILFDAFTVMSFRVARQIKKAEAVSQKDALTGLHNRRFLQAMGTEFLKKTYSAGQQCACLMLDIDHFKSINDTFGHNVGDMVLQHTARIINASVRSADLLARYGGEEFVVLVACTDARQGEELAHRIRHAVSANPLRHDGNELLVTISIGVALSADMADMAESPESAEASLAVMLIRADKALYAAKEAGRDTVVVAG, encoded by the coding sequence ATGAACAGACATAGACTTATGAGTATCTTTCGATTTGATACGATCAGGGGACGTATTCGCGCCTATACCATTGCCATTGTCTGCATTCCAATCACCATTGCGGCACTTTTTTTTGTTTTTTTTCAGCAAGAACGCCTTATCGAGCATGAAAAAAAACAGCTTGCCGAAATCCTGGGCCAAAATAAAAATACAATTGAAGCCTATGTGAACGTATGCTTTCAGGATGTTTCATTTTTGACAAAGGTTATTAAAGCGCACAGATCAGATATGGAGAGTGCTGCAAAAGAATTTAGCGATTACGATGAAAGCCACACGGGCATTGCAGCAGCGGTATTTGTCAATGCACAGGGCATTTCAGAAATTGATTCTATGGGCAAACCAGGTTTGTACGGCGGAGACAGGTATTATTTTAAGCAAGCAATGATGGGCCGCAGTGCAATTACTACAGGAATCAATGGGCGGGTTTCCGGCAAACCCGTGTGCATGTTTTCAATGCCTGTGACTAACCAGGCCGGGGAGTTTGACGGAGTCGTATTTCTGTCCATTTTCGTGGGCGATCTGGACGCTTGGCTGCATGGGTCTTTTGTTCCTGACAAGATGGGCCTGATACTGTGCGATGCCCAAGGAAACATCCTTGCTCCCCACAGGGCAGTTGCAAGCAACGCAGACGATGCTGCAAAGCAACTCCCCTTGCAACTTATGCAACTTGACGAATCAGGTCAGAGTTTTGTGAACGATCAGGGCGTGCGCATGCTCGGCGCTTCTGTTGCTGTCGGGAATGGTGGATGGCGGCTGGTGTATTTTCGGTCAGTTGATGAAATCCTGGCAGGATATCGCTGGCTTACAATTTTTGTCGGCCTTGGATCGTTGTGCGCCATATTGCTCATGATGCCACTGATGCTGCGTTTTTCCCGCAGTATTGAAGCTCCACTTGAGGAGCTAACGGCCTATGCGCTTGAGTTGCGCAAAAATAATTACGAGGCAACAGGGCAGTTGTGTGACCAGCAAAATATGCCCAACGAACTCAAAATTCTGTTTGACGCATTTACTGTAATGAGTTTCAGGGTCGCCAGGCAGATCAAAAAGGCCGAGGCCGTGAGCCAGAAAGATGCGCTCACTGGCCTGCACAACCGCCGTTTTTTGCAGGCAATGGGCACGGAATTTCTTAAAAAAACGTATTCAGCAGGCCAACAGTGCGCTTGCCTGATGCTTGATATTGACCATTTCAAAAGTATCAACGACACCTTTGGGCACAATGTAGGCGATATGGTGTTGCAGCACACTGCGAGGATAATCAATGCCAGCGTGCGCAGTGCGGACCTCCTTGCGCGTTATGGTGGCGAGGAGTTTGTGGTTCTTGTTGCCTGCACGGACGCCCGGCAAGGCGAAGAGCTTGCCCACCGCATACGGCATGCGGTGTCAGCGAATCCCTTGCGGCATGACGGCAACGAGCTTTTGGTAACAATAAGCATAGGCGTGGCGCTGAGCGCAGATATGGCGGACATGGCCGAATCGCCAGAATCCGCCGAGGCATCGCTGGCCGTCATGCTGATCCGGGCAGACAAGGCCCTCTATGCCGCCAAGGAAGCAGGGCGTGATACCGTGGTAGTTGCAGGCTAA